In one window of Campylobacter hepaticus DNA:
- a CDS encoding glycosyltransferase family 2 protein, with translation MPKLSIIVPTYNRSVLLKKALESIQNQDFKDLEIIVSDDNSNDNTQSVIKALQKDDQRIKYFLNETYKQGPNGNKNNGLDKARGEFVSFLDDDDELLPHALSVLMQKIDEGYAHVFGNCLIEKEGILSNEFSGKGLNQDSEISKKDFLMEKFHGEFFSIFKKTLLDNKRFNEEFYGNEVTLWVNLYQEKSFYIHKALRIYRIFRKDSVTLGSNKHAYRVYLGYLELAKILENEFKVSKDKDYKKVCARHYKMAAYYAKLAQNYKKLYQCLFKSLSIKINTPALILLILSIIPSKWIVKLSKIRVALCKN, from the coding sequence ATGCCTAAACTTTCTATTATCGTTCCTACTTATAATCGTTCAGTTTTATTAAAAAAGGCACTTGAAAGTATTCAAAATCAAGATTTTAAAGATTTAGAAATTATTGTAAGTGATGATAATTCTAATGATAATACTCAAAGCGTGATTAAAGCTTTACAAAAAGATGATCAGCGTATCAAATATTTTTTAAATGAAACTTATAAACAAGGACCAAATGGCAATAAAAATAATGGTTTAGATAAAGCTAGAGGTGAATTTGTAAGTTTTTTAGATGATGATGATGAGCTTTTACCTCATGCTTTAAGTGTTTTAATGCAAAAAATTGATGAAGGTTATGCTCATGTTTTTGGAAATTGTTTGATAGAAAAAGAAGGTATTTTAAGCAATGAGTTTAGCGGAAAAGGTTTAAATCAAGATAGTGAAATTTCAAAAAAAGATTTTTTAATGGAGAAATTTCATGGAGAATTTTTTTCTATTTTTAAAAAAACCTTATTAGACAATAAACGCTTTAATGAGGAATTTTATGGAAATGAAGTTACTCTTTGGGTGAATTTATATCAAGAAAAAAGTTTTTACATTCATAAAGCTTTGAGAATTTATCGTATTTTTAGAAAAGATAGTGTGACTTTAGGATCAAATAAACACGCTTATAGGGTGTATTTAGGTTATTTAGAGCTTGCTAAAATTTTAGAAAATGAATTTAAAGTGAGTAAAGATAAGGATTATAAAAAAGTTTGTGCTAGGCATTATAAAATGGCAGCATACTATGCAAAACTTGCTCAAAATTATAAAAAATTATATCAATGTTTATTTAAAAGTTTGAGTATAAAAATAAATACTCCTGCTTTGATATTACTCATTTTAAGTATAATTCCAAGTAAGTGGATTGTAAAATTATCAAAAATTCGGGTGGCTTTATGCAAAAACTAG